In the genome of Bradyrhizobium ottawaense, the window GCGGGCAAAATGCTGGCGCGTCAGATGTCCGCTCTCGCCGAACGAGGGGAACAGCCACTTGGAGGCGGCGAGGCTGTCCTTCTTCTTCTCCGTCTTCGCAGCTTCCGTCGCCGCGAGATAATCCGCCATCGCCTGGCGCGAGGCCTCGTTGAGCGGCACCAGGCGCTCCTTGTTGCCCTTGCCGCGCACCACGATCATGCGGGCGTCGCGCTTGGCCGCCGAGCGCGGCAGCGCCACCAGCTCGGAGACGCGCAGGCCGGTGGCGTAGAGCACCTCGAGCAGGCAATACAGCCGCAAGGCGCGCAGCCGCTTCGACGGCGAGGCATCTTGCGCCTCGCTCAATTCCTTGGCGCGGCGGAGCATGCGATCGACATCGGCGATCGACAGCACCTTCGGCAGGCCGCGGCCGCGCTTGGGGCCGGACAGGATCGCGGCGGGATCCTCAGCTCGGATGCGTTCGTTCAGCAGGAAGCGATAGAGATGCCGCATCGCCGACAGCCGCCGCGCGACGCTGGTGGATTTGAAGCCGCGGGCATCGAGATCGGCGAGATAATCGCGCAAATTTTGCGTCTCGGCGTCGGCAAAGCTGTGCCCGACGCGGCCCAAAAATTCCGAGAAATCGGTGAGGTCGCGGCGATAGGCGTCGAGCGTGTTGGGTCCGGCGCCCTGTTCCGCCGCGAGCATGTCGAGGAACAGGCCGGTGAGCTTGGCATCTGAGGGCTTGGTGCGCATGCCCGGGAGGCTAGCTCCTATTTCTTGAGAAACTCACCAGCAATGTGGAGCGGGCCCGAACGCTCTCTTCGAAATTCTAGGCCATTTCGCTGATCGCCGTCGCCTGCGACCAGACCACCATCCAACGCCCCTCGCGGTGCTCGTA includes:
- the xerD gene encoding site-specific tyrosine recombinase XerD; translated protein: MRTKPSDAKLTGLFLDMLAAEQGAGPNTLDAYRRDLTDFSEFLGRVGHSFADAETQNLRDYLADLDARGFKSTSVARRLSAMRHLYRFLLNERIRAEDPAAILSGPKRGRGLPKVLSIADVDRMLRRAKELSEAQDASPSKRLRALRLYCLLEVLYATGLRVSELVALPRSAAKRDARMIVVRGKGNKERLVPLNEASRQAMADYLAATEAAKTEKKKDSLAASKWLFPSFGESGHLTRQHFARDLKELAVASGLQARLVSPHVLRHAFASHLLHNGADLRIVQTLLGHTDISTTQIYTHVVEERLKSLVRDLHPLAEK